One region of Juglans microcarpa x Juglans regia isolate MS1-56 chromosome 7S, Jm3101_v1.0, whole genome shotgun sequence genomic DNA includes:
- the LOC121241056 gene encoding uncharacterized protein LOC121241056 — protein sequence MRQFVQTMCNGEFFDKEPEEAFEYFDYLAENAQSWDTTDVHDRSRQVESGHGKYTLKEDDDLRAKLTLLSRKMEAMELKKVNEVHAVHKNSEKCSICEDHGHSTNECPTIPAFKEDGETTQILGGGMTSK from the exons ATGCGCCAATTTGTACAAACCATGTGTAATGGAGAATTTTTTGACAAAGAGCCTGAGGaagcatttgaatattttgattaccTTGCTGAAAATGCTCAATCTTGGGACACAACTGATGTGCATGATAGGTCTAGGCAAGTTGAGTCTGGTCATGGAAAATATACTttgaaagaagatgatgatttgcGTGCTAAATTAACTTTGTTGTCTAGAAAAATGGAAGCTATGGAATTAAAAAAGGTAAATGAAGTGCATGCTGTCCATAAAAATTCAGAGAAGTGTAGCATATGTGAGGATCATGGGCATTCAACTAATGAGTGTCCCACGATCCCCGCATTCAAAGAG GATGgagaaaccacccaaattttgGGTGGAGGAATGACCAGCAAGTAG
- the LOC121240853 gene encoding uncharacterized protein LOC121240853, with amino-acid sequence MTTAWSSQEKGKLPAQPQPNPQSQPPQGAVESSNVRQVKAVTTLRNGRVVNIPAQGSDKAGKVSKPVQNEAENGEFEQNETETEKISCPVPALFPQRLVPLHKDKHQSEILEIFKHVSAIIQSNTPPKYKDPGSPTIACVIGSSKIGQALLDLGSSVNLLPYNVYEQLGLGELKPTPIILQLADRQPQDLEDVQEVNLLESILEEETYLAYQPTNLLFELENFCELLTDDTPIDVSHVFNAENKLETKWRPKIEQLPPLTANEIPILELKPLPSDLKYAFLGPDSTFPVVISAQLSHDQEGKLMEVLKQHKGAIGWKIADIKGINPLMCTHRIYLEENAKVSREMQRRLNPTMKEVVKTEILKLLDVGIIYPIADSKWVSPIHVIPKKSGLTIVKNEKDELIPTRISTGWRMCIDYRKLNAATRKDHFPLPFLDQVLEKVAGHDFYCFLDGYSGFYQIEIAPEDQEKTTFTCPFGTFAFRRMPFGLCNAPATFQRCMLSIFSDMIENCLEIFMDDFSVFGSSFDTCLTNLQAVLARCEEKHLLLNWEKCHFMVQQGIVLGHIVLSRGIKVDKAKIELISKLPRPKTVKEIRSFLGHAGFYRRFIQNFSSISKPLCELLIHNVAFEWTSSCQDAFDKLKILLTTAPIMQPPVWSIPFEIMCDASDVAIGAVLGQRRNKFSHVISYASRTLNGAQRNYSTTEKELLAVVFALDKFRTYILGSPVVVFTDHAALKYLLSKKDAKPRLIRWILLLQEFDLIIKDKKGAEKVVADHLSRLTFAEKDHTIPILDSFPDEQLMSVENLPWFADIVNFLVTGQTPLHWSAQDIRKFKHEISELDELRRDAYDNSKLSKERMKVLHDKHIQRKNFEPNEQVLLYNSRLHLFPGKLRSRWSGPYVVKAVFPYGAVEITNPQNGNTFKVNGQRLKHFLAKLSHEDTSIPLEDPTYSHGP; translated from the exons ATGACTACGGCATGGAGCTCTcaagagaaaggaaaacttcctgcgcaacctcaacccaatccACAAAGTCAGCCTCCACAAGGGGCAGTTGAGAGTTCAAATGTGAGGCAAGTGAAGGCGGTCACCACTTTGAGAAATGGTAGGGTGGTGAACATTCCGGCTCAAGGTTCAGACAAGGCTGGTAAGGTCTCTAAACCTGTACAAAATGAGGCTGAAAATGGTGAGTTTGAACAAaatgaaactgaaactgaaaagattTCATGTCCTGTACCTGCTCTTTTTCCTCAAAGATTGGTCCCTCTGCACAAAGACAAACACCaatctgaaattttagaaatattcaagCAT GTCAGTGCCATAATTCAGAGCAATACCccaccaaaatataaagatcCCGGTTCACCAACAATTGCTTGTGTTATAGGAAGTTCAAAAATTGGTCAAGCATTGTTAGATCTTGGTTCAAGTGTGAATTTACTGCCTTATAATGTTTATGAGCAACTTGGTTTGGGGGAATTAAAACCAACTCCTATCATTTTACAACTAGCGGATAG GCAACCTCAAGACTTGGAAGATGTACAAGAAGTGAATTTGTTGGAAAGCATCCTTGAGGAGGAGACTTATTTGGCATACCAGCCCACTAACCTGCTGTTTGAGTTAGAAAATTTTTGTGAACTCCTCACTGATGACACCCCCATTGATGTTTCTCATGTTtttaatgcagaaaataaattggAGACTAAATGGAGGCCAAAGATTGAGCAACTCCCACCTTTGACAGCAAATGAAATTCCAATACTAGAGCTGAAGCCATTGCCAAGTGACTTGAAATATGCATTTCTGGGACCGGACAGCACCTTCCCAGTGGTGATTTCAGCCCAACTCTCTCATGACCAAGAAGGGAAATTGATGGAAGTCTTAAAGCAACACAAAGGTGCCATTGGGTGGAAAATCGCAGATATAAAAGGTATAAATCCTCTTATGTGCACTCATAGgatttatttagaagaaaatgctaaAGTCTCTAGGGAGATGCAAAGGAGATTAAATCCTACCATGAAAGAGGTGGTAAAAACAGAGATTTTGAAATTACTTGACGTGGGAATCATATACCCTATTGCGGACAGCAAGTGGGTAAGTCCCATTCATgtaataccaaaaaaatctgggcttaccattgtgaaaaatgagaaagatgaaCTGATTCCTACTAGGATTTCTACTGGTTggcgaatgtgtatagattataggaagttgaatgcCGCCACTAGGAAAGATCATTTCCCTTTGCCATTTCTCGATCAAGTGCTAGAAAAAGTTGCGGGTCATGATTTCTATTGCTTTCTTGATGGATATTCTGGTTTTTACCAAATAGAAATTGCCCccgaagatcaagagaaaacaacTTTTACTTGCCCGTTTGGCACTTTTGCATTTAGAAGAATGCCTTTTGGACTATGTAATGCACCAGCTACTTTCCAAAGATGTATGCTTAGTATTTTCAGCGACATGATTGAAAACTGTTTGGAaatattcatggatgatttttcagtgTTTGGCAGTTCTTTTGATACATGTTTGACTAACTTACAAGCTGTTTTAGCCAGGTGTGAAGAGAAGCATTTGCTTCTCAATTgggaaaagtgtcatttcatggttcaACAAGGTATAGTTCTTGGTCACATAGTCTTATCAAGAGGTATTAAGGTTGATAAAGCTAAGATTGAACTTATTTCCAAGCTTCCTAGACCAAAAACAGTGAAAGAAATCAGATCATTTCTTGGGCATGCTGGGTTTTATAGGcgattcattcaaaattttagttctATCTCTAAGCCCTTGTGTGAGTTACTTATACATAATGTTGCTTTTGAATGGACCTCTTCTTGTCAAGATGCTTTTGATAAGCTGAAAATTTTGCTCACCACAGCCCCTATCATGCAGCCCCCTGTTTGGTCTATTCCTTTTGagataatgtgtgatgctagtgatgtAGCCATAGGAGCTGTCCTTGGACAGCGTAGAAATAAGTTCTCACATGTCATTTCTTATGCAAGTAGAACTTTAAATGGAGCCCAAAGAAATTATTCTACCACTGAAAAGGAATTGCTTGCTGTAGTTTTTGCATTAGACAAGTTTCGAACTTATATTCTTGGTTCTCCTGTAGTTGTTTTCACTGACCATGCAGCGTTAAAGTACTTATTGTCGAAGAAGGATGCTAAACCACGGTTAATCAGATGGATTCTTCTTCTACAAGAATTTGACCTTATCATCAAAGACAAGAAGGGTGCAGAAAAAGTAGTTGCCGACCACTTGTCTCGGCTTACATTTGCTGAAAAGGATCACACTATCCCTATccttgactcttttcctgatgaACAATTAATGTCAGTTGAAAATTTACCTTGGTTTGCtgatattgttaattttttggtGACAGGACAAACTCCACTCCATTGGAGTGCTCAAGACATACGAAAATTCAAGCATGAGATTTCAGAATTGGATGAGCTTAGGCGAGATGCATATGACAATTCCAAATTGTCAAAGGAACGCATGAAGGTATTACATGACAAGCACATCCAAAGAAAGAATTTTGAGCCCAATGAGCAAGTCTTACTTTACAATTCCCGCCTCCATCTATTTCCAGGCAAATTAAGATCGAGGTGGAGTGGGCCTTATGTAGTTAAGGCTGTGTTTCCATATGGAGCTGTTGAGATTACTAATCCTCAAAATGGAAACACTTTCAAAGTTAATGGCCAACgacttaaacattttttggcaaaactttCACATGAGGATACTTCCATTCCTTTGGAAGATCCCACTTATTCTCATGGTCCTTag